TGACCGGTCAGGTCAAAGCCGTCCAGCCTCACATTCATGCGGTCGGTGTAGGAATCGGCGTCGTTGCTCTTCTGGCCCGTGCATTCGTCGTGCCTGGAAAAGGTGTCGTTGCCCTGGCCCGGGACGGTGCCGACCTTTTCCCGGTAATGCAGGTTGGTCAGCTTGTAGGTGCCGTCAAGCTTCAGGTGCAGGTAGATCAGGTTGTCAGCGGTCTGCACGTTGCCGAACGCACTGTAGTCGTCAGTTTCCTTGTAATGGATCTTGCGTTCCTCGTAAGGTGGCCACTTGATGCACAGGACGCTGTAATCCATACGGAGTTCAGAAGTGCTTTGCACGGCATGAAGGCCTTTGGTCAGCAAGCGCACCTCATTGTCGTACTCCACCTCAATGCCCGATACGGTGTACTCGTCACGCTGATTGAACGTGCTCTTGTAGGTGCCGCGGTCTGGGTGGCTGACGTCGGCCGGACCAGTTCTGGACAGGCTTTCGGTGACCGTGATGGTCCCAGACCAACCTTTCGTGGGGTTCGGCAGCGCCGCGTACCCGATCTTGATGCCCGGCAGGGGGACTGCCTCTGTATCGGCGAAGATCACGAACTCCTGACCCGGAACGCTGTCCTTGTCTGCCGTCCAGTGAATGGTGTACTGACTGTTGCTACTAATCACCGGAAAATCGGTCAGCATGCGCCACTTGGGGGTCGAGCCCTCGCCCAGGTAGATGCGGAAGCCCTTGATGTTCTGGCGAAGAAGCGGGAAGTTCACTTTGTTGGGGTCCAGCGCCAGACGGAAGATCACCACGTCGCCTTTCTTGTAGCTGGGGTTCTCCAGCGTGACGGTTCCGGTTGGAGACCACGCCAGTTCCTTTCTGGGCTTGATCTCAATCTTCGCGGTGGTGACCTTGACCATATCCAGGAATTCCTCGAAGTCCTTCCCAGATCCCAGAACGCCCTCGAAGACCAGCCTGTATTCCGCGGCCACGGGCTTGTGCTCAGCCTGATGCGCATCGGTGGCCAGTTTGGTTTCTAGCTTCATGCCGCCCTGCGCCTCCAGCGATTCGACCCGCAGGCGTTCGGAGGCGTGCGCACCGAATTCCAGCTTGGCGAACAGGAACGAGTACCCGCTGACTTCCGGCACAAACCCCGTGGGTAGTTCCGGCAGTTTCGGCGTGATGTTGCCGCTGGCAATGGGGTCAGCCTCGGCCACGTTCGAGCATGTCTGGCGGCAGTCGATGCCGAGCGCGTACTTCAGGCCGACCTCAGCCTTCGTCTCGATGCCGAACCCCACGGCCGGCAGCTTGCCCTCGAACTCCAGACCCACACCAATGGGAACCGAGGCCCCCAGAAACAGCCCCAGTGGGCCGGGCAGAGGAACGACCGGCCTGGCCAGCGTCAGGCGGCATCCGATCTTTCCGGTCAGGGTGGCGCTCACGGTGGGCTTGACCTCCATGGAGACGGTGGGCTGTCCGCGCACTACGACCTTGCGCCGCTCATTGGTCCACTCCACGTCTACCTTGAGGTCCGGCGTCAGGATGAATTCGGTCTTGCTGAGGTCCATCGCAATCGCGTCGCCGTCCGATTCACACTGGAACGGCCCCAGGTTATATTCGGATTTCAGGGTGCGCAGGCCGCCGCTGCGCAGAACACTGCTCTGTTTCTGTGTGAACTTGACCCTGCCGCCGGGCAGATGTGTCACGTCAAATGCGTTGCGCATCTCCTGTGACAGGGCGTCGGGCGTCATGGCCACCGGAAGCTGCGCCTTGATGTCGATGTCAGGCAGCACCTCGTCCAGGGGAATGACTTCCAGCGTAACGGTGTCACCCTGCACCTGCACCACGCGTCCGGCGACGGGTGTGCGCCCACGGTTGATCAGCACCTGACCGGGTTTGATCGCCGGAGGATTTTTCAGCGGCACGGTATAGCGGAACCCCAGCCCGAAAGAAGCATTCGCGTCGGCAGGCGTGATGGGGGCGGCAAGGTTTTCGTCCGTGATGGTCACGGCCCCTTCAGGTGTCCGGGCCACGGCGACCAGGACACTGGCACGCGCTGGACCACTCTCGGCCGTAATCACCGTTGACCCGGAGGGTACGTTGGCGGTCACCCGTCCCTGGGCGTCCACAGGAATGTTGGGGTTGGAACTGCTCCAGCGGACTGCGGCAGTGACCGGCTCGTTGCTGAAGTTGAACGCCTGTGCGCGCACCGTGGTCTGCTCGCCCGGGCGCGTTAGCAGCAGGGTGTCGGTGGTCAGGACCAGCTGGGACGCAGCCGGGTCGGGCGCAGGGCTGGACGGGCTGGCTGGCAGGGTGCCACAGCCTCCAAGCACGAGGCTGGCGGCCATCAGGGTCCATCGGGTTGCCAGAAGGATGGAACTGCGCATTCTTTGCTCCTTTGCGGGTCGGCGGGAGGTTCTGGGGCAGGCCAGAGGACTAAAACCCAGAACCAGGACACAGGGTCAGGATCGGCGTCTGGCCGGTCCTGGCTCTTGGAAGAACGGCCCCAGTTTGAGATGCACCGACCACGCATGAGCTGTGGATCCCGGTGCCCGATTACCGTAGAAAGGGCGTCAAGGCATGGGATGACAGCAGGTCCGAAGTCAGGTCGCGGCGTTCCTCCGGGATGGGGAGCCGGAGCCGCGTGGAGGATTCGCATGGCTTGCGACAGCGCATCACAAGCGGAGGCACATGGCGTGCAGTGCTGGCGGGATCAACCTGTCATTCTCCTGCCACCAGCGTCTAGGTAGGTTGAACCACCATGAACGGACGAGGGCCAGGACGATGAAAGGAGAAGGGATGGACCACGTAGACGGCAGGGACATTACCGCCGCGCCGGATGGGCGTGTATACGTCATGCGCATCTGGCGCGAGGGTTCCTCTGAGGCTGAGGTCTGGCGGGCGTCGGTTCGTGAGGGCACCAGCGGCGAGCGGCGTTACTTCACGAGCCTCGACGATTGCCTTGACCACCTGTATATGGAGTTCATGCGACCCTGAAGCGTGCGGAAGGCCCCAGGCTGCTGGCTACGTCCTGTGTCATCCTACAATCACCCTGGGTTTTCTACCCTGCAGCCATGACTTCAATGGCGACCAGCACAGCAGGTCCTGGCAGGCGTGAAGCATGCGCCACAGCCCATGCCTACGACGTTCTGAGTGACCGGGCACGGCTCGTGGCCAGGGACCCGGCGGTCGTCGCGGCTATGCGGCGACAAGGGACTCAACTCAATGACCTTCTGCGGGTGGTGCTCGACCTGTGCCCGGAACTGGACCTTCTTCCATTGCCCCTTCTGGCCCAGGAGTTGCGAAGCTGGATGTCCTGGGGTCCGGTCGGGTGCCGTGTCAGGACGCCCGGTGACCGGCCCGAGGGACAACCTGTTCGCCGGACGTACATTCGTCGCGCTGGACCAAATGCCTTTTGCGTGTCGTGGAGGCTGCAGTGAAGTGCCGGCTGCTGGCATTCGTCATGCTGATGTCCTTCGGCGCGCAGGCCGCCCCACTGGGCACTCTGGCGTACCTCAGGGCTGGTGCCGCCTGGGTCGAGGTCCAGCCCGGAAAGGGAGCCCGGCAGATTCCGGACTCTGCTGGTGCTCGTCTGCTCGCCGTGTCACCGACCAGCGGAGCGGTCGCGTTCATGGCTGCTTCATCAACCTCCGGCGCCCCGGCAGCGCAACTTCCATCCCTGAGGCCGTTTCTGAGCCAGCGGCCCTACACGGTCAGTCAGCCGCTGGACCGTCTGGTGCCTGATTCTGCCCTGAAAACGGTGCGTGCCCGCTGGCTGACATGGGAGGGCGAC
The window above is part of the Deinococcus malanensis genome. Proteins encoded here:
- a CDS encoding Ig-like domain-containing protein, coding for MRSSILLATRWTLMAASLVLGGCGTLPASPSSPAPDPAASQLVLTTDTLLLTRPGEQTTVRAQAFNFSNEPVTAAVRWSSSNPNIPVDAQGRVTANVPSGSTVITAESGPARASVLVAVARTPEGAVTITDENLAAPITPADANASFGLGFRYTVPLKNPPAIKPGQVLINRGRTPVAGRVVQVQGDTVTLEVIPLDEVLPDIDIKAQLPVAMTPDALSQEMRNAFDVTHLPGGRVKFTQKQSSVLRSGGLRTLKSEYNLGPFQCESDGDAIAMDLSKTEFILTPDLKVDVEWTNERRKVVVRGQPTVSMEVKPTVSATLTGKIGCRLTLARPVVPLPGPLGLFLGASVPIGVGLEFEGKLPAVGFGIETKAEVGLKYALGIDCRQTCSNVAEADPIASGNITPKLPELPTGFVPEVSGYSFLFAKLEFGAHASERLRVESLEAQGGMKLETKLATDAHQAEHKPVAAEYRLVFEGVLGSGKDFEEFLDMVKVTTAKIEIKPRKELAWSPTGTVTLENPSYKKGDVVIFRLALDPNKVNFPLLRQNIKGFRIYLGEGSTPKWRMLTDFPVISSNSQYTIHWTADKDSVPGQEFVIFADTEAVPLPGIKIGYAALPNPTKGWSGTITVTESLSRTGPADVSHPDRGTYKSTFNQRDEYTVSGIEVEYDNEVRLLTKGLHAVQSTSELRMDYSVLCIKWPPYEERKIHYKETDDYSAFGNVQTADNLIYLHLKLDGTYKLTNLHYREKVGTVPGQGNDTFSRHDECTGQKSNDADSYTDRMNVRLDGFDLTGQEDLSTGVFTGSFTDETITDSKIWKRTITHLPEPAPLLNASLPFLSLMAWPPATGDILF